atttttctgagttgatatttaagtttaggacaaaatttatatgaggaatgtaaattttagaaacttttggaattagtatgcaaaatccttaagttatgggtaaaacggtcatttttccacatgtagagagtaaaatgaaaattttactctttaagttagtattttccatatttcaaatatttagtgatttagttctaacttttagaatcactaattacagttcctcgtggtcgtacttgaagttttataagaaacgcggagatcgaggtaagttagcttttaacttactagcagtctactgtgtatgtgtgctaagtaaaggaactacagtgtatgtatgtatgttatcatatatatcatgccatgccaagttatcacgtaattgtctattatacagaatttattttgtcgtcaatttttatctgttacataatatattctgtcatgtattactgtaccttacaattacgtcatgctaagtatgccatctattacatgtatgtcaagtcatgtaatattcactgttgcaaatatgtcatgttaaatatattgtctattatatgttatgcaatgttacgaaatatttctatctcaagttggtcatgtattttaagttatatacaagtcacgttatgttacgttagggcttcagtcatttcgtattccagtcacgtttcatcttgattacttatgtatggggtcacagcaattgtgacgtatACACTACgcgagacacagcaattgtgtcacgtagaatacatggggccacaacaactgtggagtatgtatttaagcagttaaagaataagttttcgtagaatatatggggccacaacaactgtggagtatgtatttacacgtagaatacatgaagccacaacaactgtggagtatgtatttttcatgttaagtcaagtttgtgtagaatacatggggccacaacaactgtggagtatgtatttacacgtagaatacatggggccacaacaactgtggagtatgtatctttcatgttaagtcaagtttgtgtagaatacatggggccacaacaactgtggagtatgtatttacacgtagaatacatggggtcacaacaactgtgaagtatgtatttttcatgttaagtcaagtttcagatcaagttcatgtcaagtcaagttcagttcatgtttcaatttaagttatgtcaattatgctgtgttgtacgccaagttatgctttaattacttatgaatttgattatgcatttatgcttttactgtcatgcatgcatcattagcttgtgtggaagttttttgttaacttactgagatttgtaatcaaatctcactttggtagtctcaactaccattccccccgaatggtagatcttgttacaggacctgaaggagaatcaggagctgatcaactagacatagttgactaagcgatggtgcgacgtcaatgttaatatagtagttaacgtaaattactacttgtacaatagagttgcatctttagtattttttggatcataaccattttggactagtgttgtgatctactcaatgtgtctttatgtatgaagtatgttttaagcatttgggatattttcaatttggtgcatagtattgctaatgaaaaaaattatccgctgcgaatattgcataatgttagatgcatgttaggaacattgcatcttatatgtcatgaacgggggcaggtaaccttgtgttgcatgtctcgacgcttcaaatgtccgtctgatcccaaacggaatttgggggcgtcacacagagcgcatcttataggagtcgaacctcatggttaatccacgcaacctagtggctgaagttctaccaaacttcaatttcaaagtctcccacatgctttgggcagtgtcatagacctcgaactcatacattagatcattgtgcatgctgcttaatattattatgtgcgcgcaccgatttttcttagcccattgggtataggcttgttgatctatcttgtATTGTTCAGAGTTCCATTCCTCGGGCATAGTAAGAGTGTGAGCTAAGACCTCCAAGACCTATTGCTCATCTAAGACATATTGGATCTTGCGATACCATATGTCATAGTTTTTcccatctaatttctcccctttgtttaagtcggtaacaatattcttggatgccatttcactacaatacgcAAAAAATGGATATTACTCACACACCTAAGAAATCTGCCGCGTCCTTTTaagttagaaaaagaataatttagaaatgtcgcaagatcgaaaaatcgctaggcttcagaatcatctcttgcgccacaatatccaattattaaatttctaactcaattcccgctcaaattttaatatataaatatgggagaatttatcatcataaatctcaaccatactcccaatatcttaagtagtcatctaggcctagtcacatgtaaagacataacctaCTAAAACCGCAATAACCTTTTGGGCTAGTCTATAAGGACAACTACCAGACCATAGCAACCTGTCAAGCCAGTCTACAAAGATAGCCAGACTACAGCAACCtattgggccagtctacaaaaatggttcatatgagaccattacagtccatttttcttgttctatcagtgcatttacagttcttactggagtcactgcaattctttcagcctatcattcacattgacaattctaactaagaCTATTTAgtgggattttttattttatcactaaaagaaataaagactaatgtctaaacattcaagtctaacattcataaatgataaaataatcatatttccacatgttcaatacacacatacatgttatcacatttaatttaaaaattaaataaaagatcacatgtaatataatattatggaaaaaaaatagaatgaaaataaccaaatattcacatgtaatcacatttaatctaaaacattaaataaaagatcacatgtaatataacaatatatctaagcatatattaaatcatgccaaaaaaaaattattattattatttaacaaaacaaaaactattataaaaacatttaaaacccCTACCTAAACCAAAGGATATTTGTAGCCTAGTGGTGCACCCATCTCCTTAGTTTAGTGGGAGGTTTTGGGTTCAAAACCCATTGTGCCactttatgtttttcttttctcggtttttttttaaaaggcaTAACTTATAGAAAAACACTGAGCTGAAAAGCCCagccccccctttttttttttttaaacccaaaACATAATGGGCAGAAGGGCCCAAGcccatgcaaaaaaaaaaaaaaaacagatgacataagtcatcttcttcctccagcagttactgttcacgtgaacagtaactGCAAAACCAGCAAATTCCAACTGCTGTTTGAGGAGGTTATCGGCGCCTCTGTTCGTCGGAAAGCTGCCGCAGCACCCCactggtgcgcgcagcaccgagGCGGTGCTTGCCGCACCAAAATGGTGCCCCCACGGTGCACGGAGCACCGTGGGCACCTTATGGTGCGCGAGGCATCGTGGTGCACGCAGCACCATTACAGGGGTGCCGCGTAGCACCCTTGGTGCACGCTACACCAACGTGTGTGGGTGGTGAGCGCAGCACCCTTTGGTGCGCGCTGCACCTCCATGCACAagtggtgcgcgcagcaccgcTGCACAGCAGCTCagcccttttttttctttttttaaaaaaaaaaagaaaaaaaaacactgcaGCACCACATGCCCgcgaatcatataaaaaaaacacaatcacAGTTTACATGCATATGCCAAAAAGAAACTGGAAGTAATTataaaagctctgataccaatatTAGAAAGCACAGCGGAAAGTACCTTAAACTTAGCTTATAAAGTTGCTCCACAAATTTCTCTATATCGACAAATCTTAAGAGTTTCCACTTAGTGGTAAACGTACTACATAGTGTAAAACTAGAATAACGCTTTAACAAATCCACAACCTAAATACTATtttaagagagaacaaaagaaaGAGAGCTTTTTATTAAGATAGATGATTACCAAGAATCAAAAgagggggctatatatagcccctaCATGGCTGGCCTTAAAAGCCAACCTTAGACTGCCATTTAATTGACAGAAACGCATGCGTTATGCAGTCAAGGGGAGGGGTCTGCCCCACGTGGGCGCCCCTCCATTTAACACATGTATTTTAAGGAAATCTTCAATCTAAGGCattgcatgaaacaaaagtGTTTGTGAGGGACGTCCCATAGGAGAGATTGGGAATGAGATTTCTTCTTgacccttttatttattttttatttatttatagtatCGTTCAAAGGGAACAAACATGCACATGTTACTAAGGGTgacaaattatgtttttgggttatattcgtgtcgtgtcaagtTATAGACATTCGATTATATAGGTCAACTCGAATGCAATCTATTAAGCTAAACATGTCAAACTTTCAGACTTAAAAAAGCCCATTTAGACAATGGCTTATGTTGTATTATCTGTTTTGacctattttataattaattagaaataggtCAATATGACACGACTTATTTAAACTCATTACATGTAAATGGGTTATTAACATGCATAACCCATTTGACTTGATTAAcataaattcacataaaaattaaaatctatatttattagtagctataatatcttttttttaatttaaaaaaactacctactaactaaaaatattaatatttttttaattttaacatctaataaaaccaatattacaaacccAACAATAACCAAAATGAGCATAGGTTCATAATTACaattccaataataaaaatgtaAGCATAATAAGAAATACCAATATTACaatccaacaataaataaataaaaaattgtaattttgaaataaaatataaacagaTCAAAACAGATTATTTTTGGGTTAAGCAAATAGGGGTAAACATCAAATCCAAAATCCGCTAATTTCATATAATGTTCATATTGAGTTCACGGATCATATTGCATATTAACACCCCTATATGTACcgatttaaagaaaaattagtcACATCTAGATTTatactttaaaattattatttagtgTAATAATTTGACTAATTTATACTCATTATTATCAATAAcaaattttattccaaaataaCGCATAATGGCATATGGCccaattctccaaataaaaaatttggatttgaaCCCCTCTCCTTGTGTAAGGGGATTTTCCCTATCTACCCTTGGGCCCAAGATGGGGTGACCAAGTGAGTAAGAAGCAAAGCTCAAGGCCCATCAAACAATAGCCCCGTCAGACTGACCCATAGGCAAGACCTAGGAGGGATGTGCCAGCCATCCAGCACCTTGGGCACCACCCAGCCCTTGAGTGCCTATCGACATGGGTGAACGTGAAGCAAAGAGAAACCCTTCAATCTCTGACATTGTTTCATCAATCGACTAGGAGAGAAACCAAAATGGCCACATCAGATGAGGAACCAGGTCACATTTATGGTGCTTTTGCTAAAGCATGCCACATATATGACAACCTAGCTCGAGCCAAGCACCGCATTAATGGTGCCACCGCAGAGGCAAGCCGCATTAATGAGATTGAAACGAGAGTCATGATGTGGACAAGGGATCCATGAGGATAGAGAGAATCTGCCCTCCTCCTCAGACGCTAATATAAATACCCATCCCCAGGCACGAGGAAAGGACTCTAGCTCTTTCTACATTTTTACTTCAATGTTTATTTGCAATCATTCAAAAATCCTTATTAACTTTGGCATCGAAGACTCCTCGGCCCCTAGGCCGCCCTCctttaatttcatcttttttgAATTTAACAAGCTTATTATTGAACACTCGAGTCCTTGGAACTTGACTTGAGGGCATATGAAACATGACTTTAATAGTAACATCGTCTATGAGATTCTTATAACGATTTTTGTATGTCTTACATGTATTTCATATGCCTGCGACAACCTGTTTACAGGCGACTCAGGGCCAAGATGAAATCACCATGGAAGCAAGACTGAAGACAATGCAGGAATGGGTAACCAATATGATCGCTGAAGTGCAAAAACTCTGCCAGAAGAACGAGGAATTGTGAAAACCTCACCAAAAATGCATCGAAGAAGTCAACCTCGGTGATGGTGaacatgaagaatcttgaaacaTGAGAGCAGGAACAAGCGAAGCGTAGGAAAGGAAAAACATGAAAGATGAAATTCATAACCTTTGAGAGAAATATGAGGAGATTACCAGGAAGGTGGACATGCTTCAGCGGAGGCAAGTGTTCAATTGGAGCTAAGGGCCCTTAttcttaaaaatgaaaatgtaaaaGGAATAATATAACCCATTATCATGCTTTGATTATTTTGCAATGTTTCTCTTGAAGATTAATGTGAGAAGAAGGTAGATTTAATTAAAGGAAGTGACACTGTGTTTATGGATAGAATAAAGCTGGAGTGACAAAATCTGGAGTTTTGTGAATATATATCCATGGAACGAAGCTTTGATCTTCAATCTAAGGCAAGTGTTTGTGAGGGAGGGCCCATAGGAGAGATTGGGAATGAGATTTCTTCTTGAATActgttatatttataaaataattacataaaataattatataaattcatGTAATTTTATCTGATttgttatatctattttataataaaaataattctacaaTCTGATGAATTATatcaagttatattaatttgtgaaattatttttgtgtaataatTTTATGGCTAAAGTATTTCCTTTACATATTtcaaacttataaataaaatataaaaaataatataactttttcatattctaaaattaaaattatattaaaataattttttttactttataatattttatttaagattttatctcttattttttaaaatttaataaaatattttaattcaaatcatttagCTATTAAAGGATAAAAAGACTACAAACCATCTCCTTCCGCTTTctacaatttataaaatttcggggacgttaagaaaattaaagaagCGTAAATATCCCTTTCTACAATTTACAAACTTATGGGacttaataaatttaaagaaacttTAAGGTCCTTTCTACAAAAACTTCACACTCTCAATCTAGGGCTACAGATACACCCACACTACCCAATATATATCCATCGACATAAGTTATAATCCGAAAACCCTAGCGGCCACAGATCGAACCGAAGCTTTCTTGCCGATAAGGGATCTTGTGACTCCAAGCTCCAACCATGGTCAACCTCAAATTTCATTATTTCCCGCACATTCTTCCTTCTCTCTCACGCTCTCGGCCTAACTTTCTCTCTTCGTGTGTTTCAGGCTGACGTTGAGACCGATGTGGCGGCGCCGGGGCAGCCGAAGAAGAGGACGTTCAAGAAGTTCAGCTTCAGAGGGGTTGATTTGGACGCTCTCCTTGACATGTCTACCGATGAGCTCGTTAAGCTTTTCCATGCCCGTGCTCGCAGGAGGTATATTTTATAGTTTTCGCAAAGGATCTAAGGATATGGTTCTGAATTTTTCGTGGGTCCTTTGGGTTAAGGTAGAAAATTGGTCTGATTTCTGTGTATTGCTTGTGGCGTTACAGGTTTCAGAGGGGATTGAAGCGGAAGCCAATGGCCCTGATTAAGAAGCTTCGTAAAGCGGTAATTTTTCTTGATCATTGTTGTTATTCTCATTAAAGTCACGTCTAATGCGATGCGCTTTGTGATTAAATAATGTTGTTCTGGACTTGGATGATGGTATGCTTGATTGTTTTGGCCGTGGATGCGTCACACGTCTCTTATAAAGGATTTTCTTAGTATTTGATAGTGTTGATTTTAACGTATTTTACGCACACAGGTGGATTCATTGCTTTTGTGTCTGCTatttatgctttattttttattttttgttttaaactttCGTAATTGAATGGTGTTGTTTTCTTATATTATTGCTTAAGCCTTTTGGTATATATAATGAAGAGAGACATGTGATAGGCTTGTTTTTAAGCTCTGGTAATAGGCTTTGTATTCTGTGACGCACATATTGTATGGGATTTTAGGTTGAAATAGcagttatataattttattttatttttttgcaaaagCTAGAAATAATTTCCTACATTGGATGAGAATGGCATGAGTTATCCACAGTGATAGTGGCAGTTGCTTGTATATGATGAATAGAGTTCATTTAATAATCTATATTGGGATAACCTTGGtaattatttatatgattttaaccccaaggggttggcccaagtggtgaaggccttggtcttgggttACTACTCTCCCTAAAGGtccaaggtccaaggttcaacacctcatgggtgcaaacaatcctttggggccacaacTCCTAATGAAAAGCCAGTGATTTAACCAGTTttgtgtagggaaacttctgaGGGTGCGGGGCACGGGACCAgggtttactctgcaggggtgggCCCAAAAGGCCctcctgccttggagaggttcctcgacataaaaatatatatatatatatttatatgatttttgagTTGTACCATGGGATGAGATCTTTGCTTTCATATACTTACAAGGAGTCTTGGAAGGTCAAGAGGATGTCTAGCAAATAAAGGCATTGTTGGTCATGTCTAATGGGCCTGTAGTTAAACCAGTAACTGGTATTAGAATATATAATCATACAGACATCTGGGTTGCTTGTGATGATACTGTATCAAGGTTTTTAGACTTTTTGTTACTGGATGAGTGCAAGTGCTTGTTTATTTATGTTTGCAAGGAATGCTTGGACGGCATATCGACAGTTTGGTGCTGAGTATGGCCTCTCTATGTTTTGTGGACAGTTTggaaatagatatataaatgCACCTTTTAGGACGTCAAATAATCTATTAATCCGAAATTCTTATTTCTACCAACTTCTATGTGAGTGGAAATGCCTTCTTCTCCATGATggtgtcttttattttttgtgaaagtATAATGGCCTAGACTACTACATTTAATACTCCAATGattcaatttcatgattttttggATCAGAAAAGGGAGGCCCCACCTGGCGAGAAGCCAGAACCTGTTCGAACCCACCTCCGCAACATGATCATAGTACCTGAAATGATTGGAAGCATTATTGGGGTCTACAATGGCAAGACCTTCAATCAGGTTGAAATCAAGCCTGAAATGATTGGGCATTACCTGGCCGAATTCTCAATCAGCTATAAGCCTGTCAAGCATGGTAGACCTGGTATTGGTGCCACCCATTCTTCAAGGTTCATTCCTTTGAAGTGAAATCATCACAAGAGGCCGGTATTTTTAGACTTATTGTCAAAGAACCTCCGTGATGatcaaatttttgtttgttactCCATCTGGGTTTTAATGTTTCCATGTTTTGTTGAATGCTTTAATTGGATAAGTAACTTCAGTTTATAGTCAGCAAAGCCTTTGCATTTGATACAATGATTATGTTTTAGTTTTGATGTTTGACATTTTTGTGTGCTTTGACAAGTAACTCAGAggagtttttttggttttttaagtTTGCAACCGTCATGTTCATAAAAGTAAAGTTTATTGGCTCAAGCGTATGGTGTACGTGACCTCCCCCTCCCCCTGAGCATATGACGTCCCATTACTTGTAAGGTCAAAGTGTTATTGATCAATGATCATAGGTGTAGTTTATAAAGAAGAATGAGGGGAGTCGCCGTGCAGGTGtagttaagtttttattttttaaattgggttACTAAATGTCCCGTGGTATAGTAATGATAATTACGAATGGCCTGATTTATGTTGGGATTTGATAAAGTGGTTTCAAAATGGTGTAGTTCTAATCCCAGGGGTGGGCTCAAGTGGCAGGTGTTTTTGTGGTTCTCTCTCTCGTGTTCCAAGAACTTATTGGGGTCCTGGGACAGTGGACGCGAACTTTTTTCTCGAATACCTTCAAGAAACTCTTTGCTGGGGAGGAAAAAGATGTATATAGTTCTCTCACAATGGATTTATCTTCCTCTTGgctgagggaaaaaaaaaagagtaaaagaaCAAATATGATGTATTAAGTTCTCTCACAATGGCATGCAGATGAGATTTGATATACTGtataagaaagttgtaataattagatagagTTAGATAGAGGAATGTAACGTACAGTTAATTTTGTATACTCCCTGCATACTCTAGTGATATAATTGGttagattaaattttttttttataaacaatcaatcatatcactggagtgtacaaaagagtacgtaaaagtgtctgtatataaaatttttgaattaaataatatgatatgaaatgtgttgtaaaaaggaaaatgaggttctttcaaaaatatctttgcatatatatatattgtaatagtTAATGAAGTGATTAATAGTAAAGGtgaatattgtttttaaattatttttaatgattaaagatgttaaaaaaatttaaaaaaaattgccctAGTGATTCGATGGATAAACGCTGGGCGGCTAACACTGCCCATATCTTAATCCTTGCGTGTGGAACCCAATGGTAATTAACTACAAGTAACAAAAAGACGTATAGGAAATGCTCCATCGTTTTCAGCTTAAACTGTTACTTTTTCCTTGTTAGAAACGTGAAGTTTTAATTGAACTTTCCCATTGATAGAAGACCACCTTAGTCAAATCGTTCATTTAATCTTGTTACTTCTTTGTTACTATTTTCTCAGATTGTAATTAGTTTAATAACCCATTACCAATACGCTACGGCATCCCCTTTTACCAGTAATTATTTCCTCGTGCTCAATTAGATAAATTAGTAGCCTAGCTAGAGAGTTAAACAGGCGTCTTAATTCTTGGTCAAATTCAAAAACATTGAAAATCAATTAAGTTTTATCTTCGGATTATgttattcatcattttacatcatacattatatatatttttatttttattttattttattattagtaaactaattaaattattctatttatcatttacacactacatatttattataaaaaaataaaaataaaaaaagtgtagTGTGTGAGATACTAggtaaaattattcttttctcCTTATAATTGCGTACGTAATCATCCATAATTACatagaaaaaacaaatatatatatatatatatatatccgacGGTTAAAAAGATGTTGATTTTCTTTGGCGGCCTACCCGTTTGGTTGAGCTCCTTCATCCTTCGTCGAAATGGCGAAGCAGCTTCCTCTCCGCTTCATGTAGTGTTATTTCTTTGCCTATTGCCCTTTCAACATCGTCAGCAGCTCCCACCATCTTTCCaaaatcaaaagagagagactaTTTAGCATATAAAGTATAAACCCCACGTGCATAATCCCATTCTCAgtctttccaaaaataaaaataaaaaactcaaaaaagaaatagaaaat
This genomic interval from Carya illinoinensis cultivar Pawnee chromosome 2, C.illinoinensisPawnee_v1, whole genome shotgun sequence contains the following:
- the LOC122300719 gene encoding 40S ribosomal protein S15-like; its protein translation is MADVETDVAAPGQPKKRTFKKFSFRGVDLDALLDMSTDELVKLFHARARRRFQRGLKRKPMALIKKLRKAKREAPPGEKPEPVRTHLRNMIIVPEMIGSIIGVYNGKTFNQVEIKPEMIGHYLAEFSISYKPVKHGRPGIGATHSSRFIPLK